A window of the Dickeya dianthicola NCPPB 453 genome harbors these coding sequences:
- a CDS encoding efflux RND transporter permease subunit has product MAKFFIDRPIFAWVIAIMVMLTGTLAILKLPIAQYPTIAPPAVQITANYPGADAKTLQDTVTQVIEQNMNGIDKLLYMSSNSDSSGTVQITLTFDADANPDIAQVQVQNKLQLAMPLLPQEVQQQGVSVQKSSSSFLMVLGFVSDDNNMTPQDIADFVGASIKDPISRVRGVGDTQLFGAQYAMRIWLDPDKLNNYQLTTSDVVSAIQVQNNQIAAGQLGGTPPVPGQKLNASIIAQTRLNSPEQFGNILLKVNQDGSQVRLNNVAHIELGGESYNVIARYNGRPAAGLGIKLATGANALDTASAVKEEITKLQPTFPAGLKVVYPYDTTPFVKISIHEVVKTLLEAIVLVFVVMYLFLQNFRATLIPTIAVPVVLLGTFAILSAFGYSINTLTMFAMVLAIGLLVDDAIVVVENVERVMAEEGLSPKEATRKSMGQIQGALVGIALVLSAVFIPMAFSSGSTGAIYRQFSVTIVSSMVLSVLVALILTPALCATILKPITNHGEKKGFFGWFNRLFDKSTRHYTNSVANILRSTGRYVVVYLLVVAGLGLMVTRLPSSFLPQEDQGVLLTMIQLPVGATQESTQKVLTQVNDYYLNSEKDNVKSVFTVNGFGFAGRGQNMGIAFASLNDWDERSGAANKVDAIIGRAFGAFSQIKEAMVIPFNLPAIIELGTASGFDFELIDQNNLGHDKLIAARNQLLGMIAQHPDTLVRVRPNGMEDMPQYRLEIDQEKAESLGVSISTINATLSTALGGTYVNDFIDRGRVKKVYVQAEAKFRMLPNDIQKWYVRGTSGQMVPFSAFASSHWEYGSPRLERYNGLPSVELVGEAAPGKSTGEAMALMEELAAQLPPGIGFDWTGMSYQERLAGNQAPALIIISAIVVFLCLAALYESWSIPFSVMLVVPLGVFGAVMAASLRGLENDVYFKVGLLTTIGLSAKNAILIVEFAKDLMEKEGKGLVEATLDAVRMRLRPILMTSLAFILGVAPLVISSGAGSGAQNAVGTGVMGGMITATVLAIYFVPVFFVVVRRRFSKKKEADDDSLHEHSQTSH; this is encoded by the coding sequence ATGGCCAAGTTTTTCATAGATCGCCCGATTTTTGCCTGGGTCATCGCCATTATGGTGATGCTCACCGGGACACTGGCAATCCTGAAGTTGCCTATTGCGCAGTACCCAACTATCGCGCCGCCCGCGGTTCAGATTACCGCAAACTACCCGGGCGCGGATGCGAAAACCCTGCAGGATACCGTGACGCAGGTAATCGAACAGAACATGAACGGGATCGACAAGTTACTGTATATGTCTTCCAACAGTGACTCGTCAGGCACCGTGCAGATAACGCTGACGTTCGATGCCGATGCCAACCCGGACATTGCACAGGTGCAGGTACAGAACAAACTGCAACTGGCGATGCCGTTGCTGCCGCAGGAAGTGCAGCAGCAAGGCGTTAGCGTGCAAAAATCCAGCAGCAGTTTCCTGATGGTGTTGGGCTTTGTCAGCGATGACAACAACATGACCCCGCAAGATATTGCAGACTTCGTCGGCGCCAGTATCAAAGACCCTATCAGCCGCGTACGTGGCGTGGGTGATACCCAGTTGTTTGGTGCTCAGTACGCGATGCGTATCTGGCTGGATCCGGACAAACTGAATAATTACCAGCTCACCACCAGCGATGTGGTTTCAGCGATTCAGGTGCAGAATAACCAGATCGCCGCCGGCCAGCTCGGCGGTACGCCGCCGGTTCCAGGGCAGAAACTGAATGCGTCGATTATTGCGCAGACGCGGCTGAACTCGCCGGAGCAGTTCGGCAATATTCTACTCAAAGTCAATCAAGACGGCTCTCAGGTCCGGCTGAATAACGTTGCCCACATCGAACTTGGCGGTGAAAGCTATAACGTCATTGCACGCTATAACGGCCGCCCAGCTGCGGGGCTGGGTATTAAACTCGCCACTGGCGCCAACGCGCTGGATACAGCATCAGCGGTAAAAGAGGAAATCACCAAATTGCAGCCGACTTTCCCGGCTGGGCTAAAAGTGGTTTATCCGTATGACACCACGCCGTTCGTAAAAATATCCATTCACGAGGTGGTGAAAACCCTGCTTGAAGCCATCGTGCTGGTGTTCGTGGTGATGTATCTGTTCCTGCAGAATTTCCGTGCCACATTGATTCCTACCATTGCCGTACCGGTGGTGTTGCTGGGAACATTCGCCATTCTGTCCGCCTTCGGCTATTCGATTAACACCTTAACCATGTTCGCTATGGTGCTGGCCATCGGCCTATTGGTGGATGACGCCATCGTCGTGGTGGAAAACGTGGAACGTGTGATGGCGGAAGAGGGGCTATCGCCCAAAGAAGCCACCCGCAAATCCATGGGGCAGATTCAGGGAGCGCTGGTCGGTATCGCGCTGGTGCTGTCCGCTGTATTCATACCAATGGCGTTTTCCAGCGGTTCGACCGGCGCCATCTACCGCCAGTTCTCCGTCACCATCGTGTCTTCTATGGTGCTGTCGGTACTGGTTGCGTTGATCCTGACACCAGCGCTGTGTGCAACCATCCTAAAGCCGATCACCAACCATGGTGAGAAAAAAGGCTTCTTCGGCTGGTTCAACCGTCTTTTTGACAAGAGCACTCGTCATTACACCAACAGCGTCGCCAATATCCTGCGCAGCACTGGCCGTTATGTCGTGGTGTACCTGCTCGTGGTGGCTGGTCTGGGTCTGATGGTTACCCGCCTGCCAAGCTCCTTCCTGCCGCAGGAAGACCAGGGTGTATTGCTGACGATGATACAGTTGCCGGTAGGCGCCACCCAGGAAAGCACCCAGAAAGTGCTGACTCAGGTGAATGACTACTACCTGAACAGCGAAAAAGACAACGTAAAATCCGTCTTTACCGTTAACGGCTTCGGTTTTGCCGGCCGCGGTCAGAATATGGGTATCGCTTTCGCCAGTCTAAACGATTGGGATGAACGTTCTGGAGCGGCCAACAAAGTTGATGCAATCATCGGTCGTGCTTTTGGCGCCTTCTCACAAATCAAAGAAGCGATGGTTATTCCATTTAACCTCCCGGCGATCATCGAACTGGGTACCGCCAGTGGTTTTGACTTTGAACTGATTGATCAGAACAACCTCGGTCACGATAAGCTGATAGCTGCCCGTAACCAGTTGCTGGGAATGATCGCCCAACATCCGGATACGCTGGTGCGTGTTCGTCCCAATGGGATGGAAGACATGCCGCAATACCGGTTGGAGATCGATCAGGAAAAAGCGGAATCGCTCGGGGTATCGATTTCCACCATCAATGCCACACTGTCCACCGCGCTCGGGGGAACTTACGTCAATGACTTTATTGACCGCGGCAGGGTGAAAAAAGTGTACGTTCAGGCTGAAGCTAAATTCCGTATGCTGCCTAACGATATCCAGAAGTGGTATGTCCGTGGCACCTCCGGTCAGATGGTCCCTTTCTCAGCCTTCGCTTCCTCGCACTGGGAATACGGTTCACCGCGCCTGGAACGTTATAACGGTCTGCCGTCAGTGGAACTGGTGGGTGAAGCCGCACCCGGAAAGAGTACCGGTGAAGCCATGGCGTTGATGGAAGAACTGGCGGCGCAATTACCGCCGGGAATCGGCTTCGACTGGACTGGTATGTCCTATCAGGAACGACTGGCTGGTAACCAGGCACCAGCGCTGATTATTATCTCGGCCATTGTGGTGTTCCTGTGTCTGGCTGCACTGTATGAAAGCTGGTCGATTCCATTTTCCGTTATGCTGGTTGTGCCGCTGGGTGTGTTTGGTGCGGTGATGGCTGCCAGCTTGCGTGGGCTGGAAAACGACGTCTACTTTAAAGTAGGTCTGCTGACAACCATCGGCTTGTCCGCCAAGAATGCCATCCTGATCGTCGAGTTCGCCAAAGACCTGATGGAGAAAGAAGGAAAAGGCTTGGTGGAAGCTACGCTTGATGCCGTGCGTATGCGTCTGCGCCCCATTCTGATGACATCGCTGGCGTTTATTCTAGGTGTAGCTCCGCTGGTGATTAGCTCCGGCGCAGGCTCCGGCGCGCAGAACGCGGTCGGTACCGGTGTAATGGGTGGGATGATCACCGCTACCGTACTGGCTATCTACTTCGTACCGGTGTTCTTTGTGGTGGTACGCCGCCGCTTCAGCAAGAAAAAAGAAGCGGACGACGACTCACTTCACGAACACTCCCAGACCAGCCACTAA
- the acrR gene encoding multidrug efflux transporter transcriptional repressor AcrR has translation MARKTKQQAHETKLQIMDAALRLFSEHGVSSTSLSDIATAVGVTRGAIYWHFKNKAELFDEIWARSEAKISDFETEYQAKFPDDPLHVLRELLIYMLRLTESDIEWRSMMEIIFHKCEFVGEMLPIFNGRRDLYLDCYDQIEASLINCIRQGMLPLDVNPRRAAVAMRAYLTGIMENWLFMPTSFDLKNEAPYLIDGLIDMVRSSPALRQTGSSDA, from the coding sequence ATGGCACGAAAAACCAAACAACAGGCTCATGAAACCAAACTTCAGATTATGGACGCAGCATTGCGTCTGTTTTCCGAGCATGGCGTTTCCTCAACATCATTGTCCGATATTGCGACTGCTGTCGGCGTGACCCGCGGTGCTATTTACTGGCACTTTAAAAATAAAGCTGAACTGTTTGATGAGATATGGGCGCGATCAGAAGCTAAAATTTCTGATTTCGAAACTGAGTATCAGGCAAAATTTCCTGATGATCCACTGCATGTGCTTAGAGAGTTGCTGATTTATATGTTGAGATTGACCGAGTCAGATATCGAGTGGCGCTCAATGATGGAGATAATCTTCCATAAATGCGAGTTTGTCGGCGAAATGCTGCCGATATTCAATGGCCGCAGAGATCTGTACCTTGACTGCTACGATCAAATAGAAGCCTCGCTGATAAATTGTATCCGGCAAGGGATGTTGCCGCTGGACGTGAATCCCCGGCGCGCCGCGGTGGCCATGCGCGCTTATCTGACGGGTATCATGGAAAACTGGCTGTTTATGCCGACAAGCTTCGACCTGAAAAACGAAGCGCCGTATTTGATTGACGGACTTATCGATATGGTGCGCAGCAGTCCGGCCTTACGCCAGACCGGCAGTTCAGACGCCTGA
- a CDS encoding efflux RND transporter periplasmic adaptor subunit — protein sequence MNKNRRLTPLAAMLMLSGGLVLTGCDNKASQGGAQQGGAPEVGIITIKSQTLNIITELPGRTSAYRIAEVRPQVNGIILKRNFVEGSDVKAGTSLYQIDPATYQAQYNNAKAALVQAQANAEIAQLTVNRYKPLLGTNYVSKQDYDQAVATARQTEAAVAAAKASLDNAQISLNYTRVTAPITGRVGKSTVTEGALVSNAQATAMTTIQQLDPIYVDVTQSTNDFLRLKKELESGTLQQTNGKANVQLTLDSGTRYSQAGTLEFSDVTVDETTGSITLRAVFPNPDHNLLPGMFVRAQLDSGVTPNAILVPQQGVSRTPRGDATVMLVGEGDKVEVHSITTGQAIGDKWLVTSGVKSGDRIILTGLQKIRPGMQVKAQEAAAGNAQQQQPQSQPAKS from the coding sequence ATGAATAAAAACAGAAGGCTTACGCCTCTGGCGGCTATGCTGATGCTTTCTGGCGGCCTCGTGCTCACAGGATGTGACAACAAGGCGTCTCAGGGAGGGGCCCAACAAGGTGGCGCACCGGAAGTCGGCATCATTACGATAAAATCACAAACTCTGAATATCATCACCGAGTTGCCGGGACGCACAAGCGCCTACCGTATTGCCGAAGTACGCCCTCAGGTGAACGGTATTATTCTGAAGCGCAACTTTGTGGAAGGCAGCGACGTCAAAGCGGGCACATCGTTGTACCAGATTGATCCGGCCACGTATCAGGCCCAGTACAACAACGCCAAAGCCGCACTGGTCCAGGCGCAGGCCAACGCTGAAATCGCGCAGTTGACCGTCAACCGCTACAAGCCGCTGCTCGGCACCAACTACGTCAGCAAGCAGGATTACGATCAGGCCGTGGCCACCGCACGCCAGACTGAGGCGGCTGTCGCCGCGGCTAAAGCCAGCCTCGACAACGCCCAGATTAGCCTGAACTACACTCGCGTAACGGCTCCGATTACCGGCCGTGTCGGTAAATCCACCGTGACGGAAGGTGCGCTGGTGTCCAACGCGCAGGCGACAGCGATGACCACTATCCAGCAGTTGGATCCGATCTATGTGGACGTCACCCAGTCCACCAACGATTTCCTGCGCCTGAAAAAGGAACTGGAAAGCGGCACCCTGCAACAAACCAATGGCAAGGCCAACGTCCAACTGACGCTGGATAGCGGCACTCGCTATAGCCAGGCTGGGACGCTGGAATTCTCCGATGTCACCGTGGATGAAACCACCGGTTCCATCACGCTACGCGCCGTGTTCCCTAACCCGGATCACAACCTGCTGCCGGGGATGTTTGTCCGCGCGCAGTTGGATTCCGGCGTCACGCCCAACGCAATTCTGGTGCCTCAGCAGGGCGTGAGCCGCACACCGCGTGGTGACGCTACCGTGATGCTGGTCGGCGAAGGCGATAAGGTGGAAGTCCATTCGATAACCACCGGCCAAGCCATCGGCGACAAATGGCTGGTAACGTCGGGCGTTAAGTCGGGTGACCGTATCATCTTGACAGGCCTGCAAAAAATCAGACCGGGCATGCAGGTAAAAGCGCAGGAAGCGGCCGCTGGTAATGCGCAACAGCAGCAACCGCAGTCCCAACCCGCTAAGTCTTAA
- a CDS encoding DUF454 family protein translates to MYRVVLITVGLLAVVLAALGVVLPLLPTTPFLLLAAWCFARSSPRFHYWLLYRSWFGGYLRHWQQHRALPPGVKTKAVLVIIATFALSLWLVEISWVRGLLLLILVVLLTFMLRLPVIDPKQ, encoded by the coding sequence ATGTATCGAGTGGTGCTGATAACCGTGGGCTTGCTGGCAGTGGTGCTGGCGGCGCTGGGCGTGGTGTTGCCGTTGTTGCCGACCACGCCGTTTCTGCTGCTGGCAGCCTGGTGTTTTGCCCGTTCATCGCCGAGGTTCCACTACTGGCTGCTGTACCGCTCCTGGTTTGGCGGTTATCTGCGTCACTGGCAGCAGCATCGTGCGCTGCCGCCGGGCGTTAAGACCAAGGCGGTGCTGGTGATTATCGCTACTTTTGCCTTGTCATTGTGGCTGGTGGAAATCAGCTGGGTCAGGGGCCTGCTGCTGCTGATTCTGGTCGTGTTGCTGACATTTATGCTGCGTTTGCCGGTTATTGATCCGAAGCAATAG
- the mscK gene encoding mechanosensitive channel MscK: MSRCFAISGSFAVLFRSFLDDSVRRSLPYLWAFLLGAMPLWPALAAGSDLPTRTEIQNRLDTLNKQKSLTSVDKLTQQDLTQTLDVLDAIDRVRQETSQLKQQAAQAPTKLKQVNEDLVSLGGAAPVSQPSLESLSLKQLEARLNETLDDLQSAQENLSTYNSQLISLQTQPERVQSALYAASQRSQQLRTQLSGLDPSQEPLRPSQQVLLQAEQALVGLQMEQQRKSLEVNTTMQDLLQKQRDYTAAQIGQLEHMVQTLQGVINNKRLNLSEKTAKEAQNSDELQRIQENPLVKTEMETNRQLSQRLIKATEAGNTLVQESIQVKNWLDRATQSERNLKEQITVLKGSLLLSRILYQQQQNLPSADSMGNISTQIADLRLEQFDINQQRDVLFRGDEYIQQLVVHSNATVDTEVTDALEQILDMRRELLDQLNKQLGNQLMLAINLQISRQQLMSVNDSLQRTLTQQIFWVSSNKPMDWSWLKDLPSTLKQQVKNLRFNLKGTQLGQGVMDSLLLIIPALLVVGLLLWRRKSIDAHMGKLADDVGQLKRDSQLHTPKAILLLILRTLPGVLVVLSLGLWLKRTDSQISSFAWLLSKNLALFWMVFATAWFSLKPGSLSERHFNIPASRCAHYRRQTLRLGGALLPLMFWSVVGEKTPLYLVDDAIGQIIIVCNLLLLTILVFPVCRDCWREKERHTVQLIVVTMMAAMPLFLIGLMLNGFFYTTLRLASRWIDSLYLLIVWNIVYFATIRGLSVAARRLAYRRAVARRQNLVKEGAEGSEPVPEAPLALEQISQQSLRLTTMVLFLAFSGAFYWIWADLVTVFSYLDSITLWHYSTTGASGTVLQPVTLGNLLVAMVIGGVAYVMTRNLPGLLEVLVLSRLQLRQGASYAITTMLTYLITAVGAVTSLSSLGVSWDKLQWLVAALSVGLGFGLQEIFANFVSGLIILFERPVRIGDTITIGTFSGSVSKIRIRATTITDFDRKEVIIPNKAFVTERLINWSLSDTITRVLIRIGVAYGSDLDKVKAVLLQAAHDNARVMTDPEPQVFFLSFGASALEHELRLYVRELRDRSYTVDELNRTIDRLCRENNIDIAFNQLEVYLHNAQGEVQEVSRVLAQRQDVIETR, from the coding sequence ATGAGTCGTTGTTTCGCCATTTCTGGTTCGTTTGCCGTTCTTTTCCGTTCTTTTCTTGATGATTCCGTTCGCCGTAGCCTGCCGTATCTCTGGGCGTTTCTGCTTGGGGCGATGCCGCTGTGGCCGGCGCTTGCCGCCGGCAGCGATTTGCCGACCCGGACTGAGATTCAGAATCGGCTTGATACCCTCAACAAACAAAAAAGTCTGACCTCGGTAGACAAGCTGACCCAGCAGGATCTGACCCAAACACTGGATGTGTTGGACGCTATCGACCGCGTCAGGCAGGAAACCAGCCAGTTGAAGCAGCAGGCGGCGCAGGCGCCGACCAAGCTGAAGCAGGTGAATGAAGATCTGGTGTCGCTGGGGGGGGCGGCGCCGGTGTCTCAGCCATCGCTGGAGTCGCTGTCGCTAAAACAGCTGGAAGCCCGCTTGAATGAAACGCTGGACGATTTGCAGTCGGCGCAGGAAAACCTGTCCACCTACAACAGTCAGTTGATTTCGTTGCAAACCCAGCCGGAACGGGTGCAGAGCGCGTTATATGCCGCCTCGCAACGCAGCCAGCAATTGCGCACCCAGCTCAGTGGGCTTGATCCGTCGCAGGAGCCGCTGCGGCCGAGCCAGCAGGTTCTGCTGCAGGCAGAACAGGCGTTGGTCGGGCTGCAAATGGAACAGCAGCGCAAAAGCCTGGAAGTGAACACCACCATGCAGGATCTGTTGCAGAAACAGCGGGATTACACCGCCGCGCAGATCGGCCAACTGGAACACATGGTGCAGACGTTGCAAGGCGTGATCAACAACAAACGCCTCAATCTGTCGGAAAAAACCGCCAAGGAAGCGCAGAATTCGGATGAGTTACAGCGTATTCAGGAAAATCCGCTGGTTAAAACGGAGATGGAAACCAACCGTCAGCTCAGCCAGCGCCTGATCAAAGCGACCGAAGCAGGCAATACGCTGGTGCAGGAGAGCATTCAGGTAAAAAACTGGCTGGATCGGGCCACGCAGTCGGAACGCAACCTGAAAGAACAGATTACGGTGCTAAAAGGCAGCCTGTTGCTGTCGCGTATTCTTTACCAGCAACAGCAAAACCTGCCATCGGCCGATTCGATGGGCAATATCAGCACCCAAATCGCCGATTTGCGTCTGGAACAGTTTGATATCAACCAGCAGCGCGATGTGCTGTTTCGCGGTGATGAATATATCCAGCAACTGGTCGTTCACAGCAACGCCACGGTGGATACCGAAGTCACCGATGCGCTAGAGCAGATTCTGGACATGCGCCGCGAACTGCTCGACCAGCTCAATAAGCAGCTTGGTAATCAGCTGATGCTGGCGATTAACCTGCAAATCAGTCGCCAGCAACTGATGAGCGTGAATGACTCGCTGCAGCGTACGCTGACTCAGCAAATCTTCTGGGTCAGCAGCAATAAGCCGATGGACTGGAGCTGGTTGAAGGATCTGCCGTCGACACTGAAACAGCAGGTAAAAAACCTGCGTTTCAATCTGAAAGGCACACAGTTAGGCCAGGGCGTCATGGATTCGCTGTTGCTGATCATCCCGGCGTTGCTGGTAGTTGGCCTGTTGTTATGGCGACGAAAAAGCATCGATGCACATATGGGCAAACTGGCGGACGATGTGGGGCAACTCAAGCGCGACAGCCAGTTGCATACGCCGAAGGCCATTCTGTTGTTGATTCTGCGCACCTTGCCGGGCGTGCTGGTGGTGTTATCGCTGGGGCTATGGCTCAAGCGGACTGATAGCCAGATCAGCAGCTTCGCCTGGCTGCTTAGCAAAAATCTGGCGTTGTTCTGGATGGTGTTCGCCACGGCCTGGTTCAGTCTCAAGCCGGGCAGCCTGAGCGAGCGTCACTTCAATATCCCTGCATCCCGCTGCGCGCATTACCGGCGTCAAACGTTGCGACTCGGCGGCGCGTTACTGCCGCTGATGTTCTGGTCGGTGGTGGGAGAGAAAACGCCGCTGTACCTGGTGGATGACGCCATCGGGCAGATCATCATCGTCTGTAACCTGCTGTTGCTGACCATTCTGGTGTTCCCGGTATGCCGCGACTGCTGGCGGGAAAAGGAGCGTCATACGGTGCAGTTGATCGTGGTGACCATGATGGCCGCCATGCCGCTGTTTCTGATCGGGCTGATGCTGAACGGGTTTTTCTATACCACGCTGCGGCTGGCCAGCCGCTGGATTGACAGCCTGTATCTATTGATCGTCTGGAATATCGTCTATTTCGCCACTATTCGTGGTTTAAGCGTCGCCGCCCGCCGTCTGGCGTATCGCCGCGCGGTGGCGCGACGCCAGAATTTGGTCAAGGAAGGGGCGGAAGGCAGCGAACCAGTGCCGGAAGCGCCGCTGGCGCTGGAACAGATCAGCCAACAATCTCTGCGTCTGACGACGATGGTGCTGTTTCTGGCGTTCTCCGGCGCGTTTTACTGGATCTGGGCCGATCTGGTGACCGTGTTCTCCTATCTGGACAGCATCACGCTGTGGCATTACAGCACGACAGGCGCCAGTGGCACCGTCTTGCAACCGGTGACGCTGGGCAACCTGTTGGTGGCGATGGTGATTGGCGGCGTGGCCTATGTGATGACCCGCAACCTGCCCGGTTTGCTGGAGGTGCTGGTCTTGTCGCGCCTGCAGTTGCGACAGGGCGCGTCTTATGCCATCACCACCATGCTGACCTATCTGATTACTGCCGTCGGCGCCGTCACGTCGCTCAGCTCGCTTGGGGTTTCGTGGGACAAGCTGCAGTGGCTGGTGGCGGCGTTATCGGTGGGGCTGGGATTTGGCTTGCAGGAAATCTTCGCTAACTTCGTGTCGGGTCTGATTATCCTGTTCGAACGGCCGGTGCGCATCGGCGACACCATCACCATCGGCACCTTCTCTGGTTCGGTCAGTAAAATTCGCATCCGCGCCACCACGATTACCGATTTTGACCGCAAAGAAGTGATTATTCCCAACAAGGCGTTTGTCACCGAACGGCTGATCAACTGGTCGTTGTCAGACACCATCACGCGTGTGCTGATCCGTATCGGCGTCGCCTACGGTTCCGATCTGGATAAGGTGAAAGCGGTGTTGCTACAGGCGGCGCATGATAACGCGCGCGTGATGACCGATCCGGAACCACAGGTGTTTTTCCTGTCGTTTGGCGCGAGCGCGCTGGAACACGAACTGCGCCTGTACGTGCGTGAACTGCGGGATCGCAGCTACACCGTCGATGAGCTGAACCGCACTATCGATCGTCTGTGCCGCGAAAACAATATCGATATCGCCTTCAATCAGTTGGAGGTCTACCTGCACAACGCGCAAGGAGAGGTGCAGGAAGTATCTCGTGTCCTGGCCCAGCGGCAGGATGTGATAGAAACCCGATAA
- the priC gene encoding primosomal replication protein PriC produces the protein METQALLAVLTRQIDTLARDVEPIAARQAPRSRFDRQLFSCYGTRLGDYLDEVRHNYQHLQQYVQEQRQDRVAFMAEKLLAQMTALQRELATQPLREHEPATPAPQDRYQKLAEYQGYERRLLAMIQDRESLLATQNQLSEQQRLQRELAALEGRLARCRQALSRLERQIERQEQGF, from the coding sequence ATGGAAACACAGGCACTGCTGGCCGTATTGACGCGCCAGATTGATACGCTGGCGCGGGATGTCGAGCCAATTGCCGCGCGACAGGCGCCCCGGTCACGTTTTGACCGCCAGTTGTTCAGTTGTTACGGCACCCGGCTGGGCGATTATCTCGACGAGGTCCGTCATAACTATCAGCACCTGCAGCAATATGTACAGGAACAACGCCAGGATCGGGTGGCGTTCATGGCGGAGAAATTGCTGGCGCAGATGACGGCGCTACAGCGGGAACTGGCAACCCAGCCGCTGCGGGAACACGAACCCGCGACGCCAGCGCCACAGGACCGCTACCAGAAACTGGCGGAATATCAGGGTTATGAGCGTCGTCTGCTGGCGATGATTCAGGACAGGGAAAGCCTGCTGGCGACCCAGAACCAACTCAGCGAACAGCAACGCCTGCAACGCGAGCTGGCGGCGCTGGAAGGCCGGCTGGCCCGTTGCCGTCAGGCGCTGTCGCGGCTGGAGCGCCAGATTGAACGCCAGGAGCAGGGGTTTTAA